A window of the Kosakonia sp. BYX6 genome harbors these coding sequences:
- the sdaA gene encoding L-serine ammonia-lyase — protein MISIFDMFKVGIGPSSSHTVGPMKAGKQFVDDLVEKGLLESVTRVAVDVYGSLSLTGKGHHTDIAIIMGLAGNEPATVDIDAIPSFIRDVESRGRLLLAQGRHEVDFPQNDGMRFHSDNLSLHENGMRITALSGENAVYSKTYYSIGGGFIVDEEHFGKETLSAVTVPYPFNSATQMLEYCKETGLSLSGMVMQNELALHSKKEIEAYFANVWSTMRACIDRGMNTEGVLPGPLRVPRRASALRRLLVASDKLSNDPMNVVDWVNMFALAVNEENAAGGRVVTAPTNGACGIVPAVLAYYDHFIESVSPDIYIRYFLAAGAIGTLYKMNASISGAEVGCQGEVGVACSMAAAGLAELLGASPEQVCVAAEIGMEHNLGLTCDPVAGQVQVPCIERNAIASVKAINASRMAMRRTSAPRVSLDKVIETMYETGKDMNAKYRETSRGGLAIKVQCD, from the coding sequence GTGATTAGTATATTCGACATGTTTAAGGTGGGGATCGGTCCCTCATCCTCTCACACTGTAGGCCCAATGAAGGCCGGTAAGCAGTTCGTCGATGACCTGGTCGAAAAAGGATTGCTGGAAAGCGTCACCCGCGTGGCGGTCGATGTTTACGGCTCACTCTCCCTTACCGGGAAAGGCCACCATACCGATATCGCCATTATTATGGGGCTGGCGGGAAATGAACCCGCTACTGTGGATATCGATGCGATTCCCAGTTTTATCCGTGACGTTGAAAGTCGTGGCCGCCTGTTACTGGCGCAGGGTCGTCACGAAGTGGATTTCCCACAAAATGATGGCATGCGTTTTCATAGCGATAACCTGTCGCTGCATGAAAACGGCATGCGGATTACTGCGTTGAGCGGTGAGAACGCCGTCTACAGCAAAACCTATTATTCCATTGGCGGCGGCTTTATCGTCGATGAAGAGCATTTCGGCAAAGAAACGCTTAGTGCCGTCACCGTTCCCTACCCGTTCAATTCCGCGACGCAGATGCTGGAGTATTGCAAAGAAACCGGCCTTTCGTTGTCCGGCATGGTGATGCAAAACGAACTGGCGCTGCATTCGAAAAAAGAGATTGAAGCGTATTTCGCCAATGTCTGGTCAACGATGCGAGCTTGTATCGATCGCGGGATGAATACCGAAGGCGTGCTGCCGGGGCCGTTGCGCGTTCCGCGCCGTGCTTCCGCGTTGCGCCGTTTGCTGGTCGCCAGCGACAAGTTGTCCAACGATCCGATGAATGTCGTCGACTGGGTGAATATGTTCGCGCTGGCGGTCAATGAAGAGAACGCAGCGGGTGGCCGTGTGGTTACCGCACCGACCAACGGCGCCTGCGGCATCGTTCCGGCGGTACTGGCCTATTACGATCACTTTATCGAATCCGTGAGCCCGGATATTTATATCCGCTATTTCCTCGCCGCCGGTGCCATTGGCACGTTGTACAAAATGAACGCCTCTATTTCCGGCGCGGAAGTGGGTTGTCAGGGCGAAGTCGGCGTGGCCTGTTCAATGGCTGCGGCGGGACTGGCAGAACTGCTGGGAGCAAGCCCGGAGCAGGTGTGCGTAGCGGCGGAAATCGGCATGGAACATAACCTCGGTTTGACCTGCGATCCGGTTGCTGGCCAGGTACAGGTGCCTTGCATTGAACGCAACGCGATTGCCTCGGTAAAAGCGATCAACGCCTCACGTATGGCGATGCGCCGCACCAGCGCACCGCGCGTTTCGCTTGATAAGGTTATCGAGACCATGTACGAAACCGGTAAAGATATGAACGCCAAATACCGTGAAACATCACGCGGCGGTCTCGCCATCAAAGTTCAGTGTGATTAA
- a CDS encoding CoA pyrophosphatase: MEQPALTLDDFLSRFQLLRPQLNTATINARQAAVLVPVVRREQPGLLLTQRSSLLRKHAGQVAFPGGAVDSTDATLIAAALREAHEEVAIPPEAVEVIGVLPPVDSVTGFQVTPVVGIIPPDLHYHASEDEVSAVFEMPLAEALRLGRYHPLDIHRHGNAHRVWLSWYQHYFVWGMTAGIIRSLALQIGLRP; this comes from the coding sequence GTGGAGCAACCTGCTTTAACACTGGATGATTTTTTATCGCGTTTTCAACTTTTACGCCCGCAACTGAATACGGCAACGATCAACGCGCGCCAGGCGGCGGTATTGGTGCCTGTCGTGCGCCGTGAACAGCCTGGATTGCTGCTGACTCAGCGTTCATCGCTCTTGCGCAAACATGCGGGTCAGGTGGCCTTTCCCGGCGGCGCGGTCGACAGCACGGATGCGACGCTTATCGCCGCCGCGCTACGCGAAGCGCACGAAGAAGTTGCTATCCCACCGGAAGCGGTTGAAGTGATTGGCGTTTTGCCGCCTGTTGATAGCGTCACCGGCTTTCAGGTCACGCCGGTCGTCGGCATTATTCCCCCGGATTTGCACTATCACGCCAGCGAAGATGAAGTGTCGGCTGTCTTTGAAATGCCGCTCGCCGAAGCGCTGCGACTTGGGCGTTATCATCCCCTGGACATCCACCGTCACGGCAATGCGCATCGGGTGTGGTTATCCTGGTATCAGCATTATTTTGTCTGGGGCATGACGGCGGGGATTATTCGTTCACTGGCGCTGCAAATTGGCCTGAGACCTTGA
- the pabB gene encoding aminodeoxychorismate synthase component 1, giving the protein MNTLSPNVISLPWRPDAAEHYFAPLNAQPWVMLLHSGHADHPHNRFDILVAAPLMTIITRGETTTINDKDEHSGDPLQLLQQALDKCNLHCEPNPDLPFLGGAMGLFGYDLGRRFERLPSHATQDIALADMAIGIYDWALVVDHQLQRVTLLSHGDVHARLAWLQAQNAPPQDDFHLTSGWQANMSRAEYGEKFRQVQAWLHSGDCYQVNLAQRFQAQYTGDEWQAFVRLNRENRAPFSAFLRLPQGTILSLSPERFIRLERDNIETRPIKGTLPRLADPQADAQQAVKLAASTKDRAENLMIVDLMRNDIGRVATPGSVRVPELFVVEPFPAVHHLVSTVTAKLPTGRHATDLLRAAFPGGSITGAPKVRAMEIIDELEPHRRNAWCGSIGYLSFCGNMDTSITIRTLTACNGQIYCSAGGGIVADSQEEAEYQETFDKVNRILRQLER; this is encoded by the coding sequence ATGAACACATTATCCCCCAACGTTATCTCGTTGCCGTGGCGCCCGGACGCCGCTGAGCACTACTTCGCCCCGCTTAACGCACAACCGTGGGTCATGCTGCTGCATTCCGGTCACGCGGATCACCCGCACAACCGCTTCGATATTCTGGTGGCAGCCCCGCTGATGACAATCATAACGCGTGGCGAAACCACCACCATTAACGATAAAGATGAGCATAGCGGTGATCCGTTGCAATTGCTGCAACAGGCGTTGGATAAGTGCAATTTGCACTGCGAACCGAACCCGGATTTGCCTTTTCTGGGCGGCGCAATGGGTTTATTTGGCTACGATTTAGGGCGGCGTTTTGAAAGGCTGCCCTCCCACGCCACACAGGATATCGCGCTGGCGGATATGGCGATCGGCATTTATGACTGGGCACTGGTGGTCGATCACCAGTTGCAGAGAGTCACGTTATTAAGCCACGGCGATGTACATGCTCGCCTGGCGTGGCTGCAAGCACAAAACGCGCCGCCGCAGGATGATTTCCACTTGACGTCCGGCTGGCAAGCCAATATGAGTCGCGCCGAATACGGCGAAAAATTCCGCCAGGTGCAAGCCTGGTTGCACAGCGGTGACTGCTACCAGGTCAACCTCGCACAACGTTTTCAGGCGCAATATACCGGCGATGAATGGCAGGCTTTTGTCCGGTTAAACCGTGAGAATCGTGCGCCGTTCAGCGCTTTTTTACGTCTGCCGCAAGGAACGATTCTCAGTCTGTCGCCGGAGCGCTTTATCCGCCTTGAGCGCGATAACATCGAAACCCGCCCGATCAAGGGCACTTTGCCGCGCCTCGCCGATCCGCAAGCCGATGCGCAGCAGGCCGTAAAGCTTGCCGCATCAACGAAAGATCGCGCTGAAAACCTGATGATTGTCGACTTAATGCGTAATGACATTGGTCGAGTCGCGACTCCCGGTTCAGTGCGCGTACCGGAATTGTTCGTCGTTGAGCCTTTCCCTGCGGTACATCACTTGGTCAGCACCGTGACAGCGAAGCTCCCCACCGGACGGCATGCCACGGATTTGTTACGCGCCGCGTTTCCGGGCGGTTCCATTACCGGTGCGCCAAAAGTCCGGGCGATGGAGATTATTGATGAACTGGAGCCGCACCGGCGCAACGCCTGGTGTGGCAGCATCGGCTATCTCAGTTTTTGCGGCAATATGGATACCAGCATCACGATCCGCACATTAACCGCCTGCAACGGGCAAATTTACTGCTCTGCCGGAGGTGGGATCGTCGCCGATAGCCAGGAAGAAGCGGAATATCAGGAAACCTTTGATAAAGTTAACCGTATCTTGCGGCAACTGGAGAGATGA
- a CDS encoding YoaH family protein, giving the protein MFAGLPSLSHEQQQKAVERIQELMAGGMSSGEAITKVAQELRANHTGERIVARFEDEDEDE; this is encoded by the coding sequence ATGTTTGCAGGTTTACCGTCCCTCAGTCACGAACAGCAGCAAAAAGCAGTGGAGCGTATTCAGGAGCTCATGGCCGGTGGCATGAGCAGCGGGGAAGCGATCACTAAAGTGGCCCAAGAGTTGCGCGCCAACCATACCGGCGAGCGGATTGTGGCGCGTTTTGAAGATGAAGACGAAGACGAGTAA
- a CDS encoding RidA family protein yields MTIVRIDAEARWSDVVIHNQTIYYTGVPENLDADAFEQTTNTLAQIDAILTKQGSDKSRILDATIFLADSNDFAAMNKAWDAWVVAGHAPVRCTVQAKLMNPRYKVEIKIIAAA; encoded by the coding sequence ATGACAATTGTGCGTATTGATGCGGAAGCTCGTTGGTCTGATGTAGTCATCCATAACCAGACGATCTACTACACCGGCGTGCCGGAAAACCTGGACGCCGATGCGTTCGAGCAAACAACCAATACGTTGGCGCAAATCGACGCGATTCTGACAAAGCAAGGCAGCGATAAGTCCCGTATTCTTGATGCCACCATTTTTCTCGCCGATAGCAACGACTTTGCCGCCATGAATAAAGCCTGGGATGCGTGGGTCGTTGCCGGTCATGCGCCGGTGCGTTGCACCGTTCAGGCTAAACTGATGAATCCGCGTTACAAAGTTGAAATCAAAATTATTGCCGCGGCGTAA
- a CDS encoding ATP-dependent DNA helicase, whose product MTDDFATDGSLAKAIPGFNPREPQRQMAYAVTEAIEKTQPLVVEAGTGTGKTYAYLAPALRAGKKVIISTGSKALQDQLYSRDLPTVAKALEFTGRTALLKGRSNYLCIERLEQQVLAGGDLPIQTLSDVILLRSWSNQTTDGDISTCVSVAEDSQAWPLVTSTNDNCLGSDCPMYKDCFVVKARKKAMDADVVVVNHHLFLADMVVKESGFGELIPEAEVMIFDEAHQLPDIASQYFGQSLSSRQLLDLAKDFTIAYRTELKDTAQLQKCADRLAQSTQDFRLQLGEPGYRGNLRELLADAHIQRALLLLDDALELCYDVAKLSLGRSALLDAAFERATVYRARLKRLKEINQPGYSYWYECTSRNFTLALTPLTVSDKFKEVMAQKKGSWIFTSATLSVNDDLHHFTARLGIDDAESLLLPSPFDYERQALLCVPRNLPQTNQPGAARQLAAMLRPMIEANNGRCFMLCTSHAMMRDLAEQFRATMSLPVLLQGETSKGQLLQQFVSAGNALLVATSSFWEGVDVRGDALSLVIIDKLPFTSPEDPLLKARMEDCRLRGGDPFDDVQLPDAVITLKQGVGRLIRDIDDRGVLVICDNRLVMRPYGAVFLASLPPAPRTRDIRRAVEFLASPPAQ is encoded by the coding sequence GTGACGGACGATTTTGCAACAGATGGCAGTCTTGCCAAAGCGATACCGGGATTCAATCCGCGCGAGCCGCAACGTCAGATGGCGTATGCCGTTACCGAAGCGATTGAAAAAACGCAGCCGCTGGTGGTCGAAGCGGGAACCGGTACCGGGAAAACCTACGCCTACCTTGCCCCCGCGTTACGCGCCGGTAAAAAAGTCATTATCTCCACTGGCTCGAAAGCCCTACAAGATCAACTCTACAGCCGCGATTTGCCGACGGTTGCCAAAGCGCTGGAATTTACCGGGCGCACGGCGCTGCTAAAAGGGCGCTCAAACTACCTCTGTATCGAACGTCTGGAACAGCAAGTGCTGGCCGGTGGCGATCTGCCTATACAGACGCTGAGTGATGTGATCCTGCTGCGCTCCTGGTCTAACCAAACGACCGACGGCGATATCAGCACCTGCGTCAGCGTGGCGGAAGACTCACAGGCCTGGCCGCTGGTTACCAGTACCAACGACAACTGTCTGGGCAGCGATTGCCCGATGTACAAAGACTGCTTTGTGGTGAAGGCGCGTAAAAAGGCGATGGACGCCGACGTGGTGGTAGTCAACCACCACCTGTTTCTTGCCGATATGGTGGTGAAAGAGAGTGGTTTCGGCGAATTGATCCCCGAGGCGGAGGTGATGATTTTTGACGAAGCGCACCAGCTTCCGGATATCGCCAGCCAATATTTTGGTCAATCCCTCTCCAGCCGTCAGTTGCTCGATCTGGCTAAAGATTTCACCATCGCCTACCGCACCGAATTAAAAGATACCGCGCAGTTGCAGAAATGCGCCGATCGGTTGGCGCAAAGCACGCAAGATTTCCGCTTACAGCTTGGCGAACCCGGTTATCGCGGGAACCTGCGCGAGCTGCTGGCCGATGCGCATATCCAGCGTGCGCTGCTGTTGCTCGATGACGCTCTGGAGCTGTGCTACGACGTGGCGAAGTTGTCGCTCGGGCGCTCTGCTTTATTGGATGCCGCGTTTGAGCGCGCGACGGTGTATCGCGCCCGGCTGAAACGCCTGAAAGAGATCAACCAGCCCGGCTACAGTTACTGGTACGAATGCACTTCGCGCAACTTTACCCTGGCGCTGACGCCGTTGACGGTGTCGGACAAATTTAAAGAGGTGATGGCGCAGAAGAAGGGCAGTTGGATCTTCACCTCCGCAACACTTTCGGTGAATGATGATTTGCATCACTTTACTGCGCGTCTCGGTATCGACGACGCCGAATCGCTGCTGTTGCCAAGCCCGTTTGATTATGAGCGCCAGGCGCTGCTGTGCGTGCCGCGTAATCTGCCGCAGACCAATCAGCCCGGTGCCGCGCGCCAACTGGCGGCAATGCTTCGGCCAATGATTGAAGCGAATAATGGTCGTTGTTTTATGCTCTGCACCTCGCACGCCATGATGCGCGATCTGGCTGAGCAGTTTCGCGCCACCATGAGCTTGCCGGTTTTGCTGCAAGGGGAAACCAGTAAAGGCCAACTGTTGCAGCAATTTGTCAGCGCCGGTAACGCGCTGCTTGTGGCCACCAGCAGTTTCTGGGAAGGGGTTGATGTGCGCGGCGACGCGCTGTCGCTGGTGATTATCGATAAGCTGCCGTTTACCTCGCCAGAAGATCCGCTCCTGAAAGCGCGTATGGAAGATTGCCGCCTGCGCGGTGGCGATCCCTTTGATGACGTGCAATTGCCAGATGCGGTTATCACCCTGAAACAGGGCGTTGGCCGCCTGATCCGCGACATCGACGATCGCGGTGTGTTGGTGATTTGCGACAACCGGCTGGTGATGCGCCCATATGGCGCGGTGTTCCTTGCCAGCCTGCCGCCCGCGCCGCGCACGCGGGATATCCGGCGTGCCGTTGAGTTTCTTGCTTCTCCTCCGGCGCAGTAA
- the tsaB gene encoding tRNA (adenosine(37)-N6)-threonylcarbamoyltransferase complex dimerization subunit type 1 TsaB, with amino-acid sequence MRILAIDTATEACSVALWNDGTTFAHFELCPREHTQRILPLVRDALGDAELKLQQLDALAFGRGPGSFTGVRIGIGIAQGLALGAELPMIGISTLATMAQGAWRKTGATRVLAAIDARMGEVYWAEYQRDADGVWHGEETEAVLKPEAVSERLQQLDGGWATVGTGWPAWPDMAANSPVTLTDGEILLPTAEDMLPIARQLFAANKTVAVEHAEPVYLRNEVAWKKLPGRE; translated from the coding sequence ATGCGAATTCTGGCTATTGATACCGCCACAGAAGCCTGTTCTGTTGCCCTGTGGAATGATGGTACGACCTTCGCTCACTTCGAACTTTGCCCCCGCGAACACACGCAACGCATCCTGCCTTTGGTCAGGGATGCGCTTGGCGATGCTGAACTAAAATTACAACAATTGGATGCACTTGCCTTTGGGCGTGGCCCTGGGAGTTTCACCGGGGTGCGCATTGGCATTGGCATTGCGCAAGGTCTGGCGCTCGGTGCTGAATTGCCGATGATCGGCATTTCGACGCTCGCCACGATGGCGCAAGGCGCATGGCGTAAAACTGGCGCAACCCGTGTGCTGGCGGCAATTGATGCCCGCATGGGGGAAGTTTATTGGGCCGAGTATCAGCGCGATGCCGACGGCGTCTGGCACGGTGAAGAGACGGAAGCGGTGCTCAAACCGGAAGCGGTGAGTGAACGTTTGCAGCAGCTTGATGGCGGTTGGGCGACGGTGGGTACTGGCTGGCCTGCATGGCCGGATATGGCTGCCAATAGTCCTGTGACCTTGACCGATGGTGAGATTTTGCTGCCGACGGCGGAAGATATGCTGCCCATCGCTCGCCAGTTGTTTGCCGCGAATAAAACCGTCGCCGTTGAGCATGCCGAGCCGGTTTATTTGCGTAACGAAGTGGCGTGGAAGAAACTTCCTGGCCGGGAATGA
- a CDS encoding Slp family lipoprotein, which produces MANQKGVMRWLLAGLATAVLSGCVSVPDAIKGTSATPQEDLVRVMNAPSLYVGQEGRFGGKVVDIQNQQGKTRLEIASMRLDSGARPILGEPSVGRIYAEVNGFLDPVDFRNQLVTVVGPITGTAEGKVGNAPYKFMVMRVDGYKRWRLTQQVMMPPQPIDPWFWGAGPHPWRAGYGGWGWYPPEPARVETVVTE; this is translated from the coding sequence ATGGCGAATCAAAAAGGGGTAATGCGCTGGTTGCTGGCAGGGCTGGCAACGGCGGTGTTGAGTGGTTGTGTTTCTGTGCCTGACGCGATTAAAGGAACCAGTGCCACTCCGCAAGAAGATCTTGTGCGAGTGATGAATGCGCCGTCGCTGTATGTAGGCCAGGAAGGGCGCTTCGGCGGGAAAGTTGTCGATATCCAGAATCAGCAGGGGAAAACCCGGCTGGAAATTGCCTCAATGCGCCTTGATAGTGGCGCCCGGCCTATCCTGGGCGAACCTTCCGTTGGGCGGATCTACGCCGAAGTAAACGGCTTCCTCGACCCGGTCGATTTTCGCAACCAGTTAGTGACGGTCGTCGGCCCGATTACCGGTACTGCCGAAGGCAAAGTCGGTAATGCGCCTTACAAATTCATGGTGATGCGGGTCGACGGTTACAAACGCTGGCGCTTGACTCAGCAGGTGATGATGCCACCGCAACCTATTGACCCGTGGTTCTGGGGCGCAGGGCCGCATCCGTGGCGCGCAGGCTACGGCGGATGGGGCTGGTACCCTCCTGAGCCTGCCCGCGTCGAGACGGTCGTTACCGAGTAA
- the fadD gene encoding long-chain-fatty-acid--CoA ligase FadD: MKKVWLNRYPSDVPAEINPDRYQSLVELFENSTARYADQPAFINMGEVMTFRKLEERSRAFAAYLQQGLGLQKGDRVALMMPNLLQYPVALFGILRAGMTVVNVNPLYTPRELEHQLNDSGAAAIVIVSNFAHTLEKIVDKTQVRHVILTRMGDQLSTAKGTLVNFVVKYVKRLVPKYHLPDAISFRRALHNGYRMQYVKPEVVADDLAFLQYTGGTTGVAKGAMLTHRNMLANLEQVNATYGGPLLHRGKELVVTALPLYHIFALTMNCLLFIELGGQNLLITNPRDIPGLVKELSKYPFTAMTGVNTLFNALLNNEEFHKLDFSSMHLSAGGGMPVQQAVAERWMKLTGKYLLEGYGLTECSPLVSVNPYDIDYHTGSIGLPVPSTEAKLVDDDNNEVPPGQPGELCVKGPQVMLGYWQRPDATDEILRDGWLHTGDIAVMDDEGFLRIVDRKKDMILVSGFNVYPNEIEDVVMQHEGVKEVAAVGVPSESSGEAVKLFVVKKEASLSEAALIAFCRRQLTGYKVPKQVEFRDELPKSNVGKILRRELRDEARGKVDNTA, translated from the coding sequence TTGAAGAAGGTTTGGTTAAACCGTTATCCCTCCGATGTGCCTGCGGAGATCAATCCCGACCGTTATCAATCCCTGGTTGAACTGTTTGAGAATTCCACGGCGCGTTATGCTGACCAGCCCGCATTTATCAATATGGGCGAGGTGATGACGTTTCGTAAGCTGGAAGAGCGTAGCCGGGCATTCGCCGCTTATCTCCAGCAAGGTTTAGGGTTACAGAAGGGCGACCGGGTCGCCTTAATGATGCCAAACCTGCTGCAATATCCTGTCGCGTTATTTGGCATTCTGCGCGCGGGCATGACTGTGGTGAATGTGAACCCGCTTTATACCCCGCGTGAACTGGAACATCAGCTTAACGACAGCGGTGCGGCGGCGATTGTTATCGTCTCTAACTTTGCCCATACGCTGGAAAAAATTGTCGATAAAACCCAGGTGCGCCACGTCATTCTGACGCGCATGGGCGATCAGCTTTCCACGGCGAAAGGCACGCTGGTGAATTTCGTCGTCAAGTACGTTAAACGCCTGGTACCGAAATACCATCTGCCGGATGCCATCTCGTTTCGCCGTGCGCTGCATAACGGCTACCGCATGCAGTATGTGAAACCGGAAGTGGTTGCGGATGATTTAGCCTTCCTGCAATACACCGGCGGGACGACCGGCGTGGCGAAAGGCGCGATGCTGACTCACCGCAATATGCTGGCGAACCTCGAGCAGGTAAATGCCACTTACGGCGGGCCATTGTTACATCGTGGCAAAGAGCTGGTGGTAACCGCGTTGCCGCTGTACCACATTTTCGCGCTGACGATGAACTGCCTGCTGTTTATCGAATTGGGCGGACAAAACCTGCTGATCACCAACCCGCGCGATATTCCCGGTCTGGTCAAAGAACTGAGCAAATACCCGTTCACCGCGATGACCGGGGTGAACACGCTGTTCAACGCCTTGTTGAACAATGAAGAGTTCCACAAACTCGACTTCTCCTCGATGCACCTTTCCGCTGGTGGCGGTATGCCGGTGCAACAGGCGGTCGCCGAGCGTTGGATGAAGCTGACCGGTAAATATCTGCTGGAAGGTTATGGCCTGACAGAGTGTTCGCCGCTGGTGAGCGTTAACCCGTACGATATTGATTACCACACGGGCAGCATCGGCCTGCCGGTGCCGTCGACAGAAGCCAAACTGGTCGATGACGACAATAACGAAGTGCCGCCGGGCCAGCCGGGCGAGTTGTGCGTGAAAGGGCCGCAGGTGATGCTCGGTTATTGGCAACGCCCGGACGCAACGGATGAGATCCTGCGCGACGGCTGGTTGCATACCGGCGATATCGCGGTGATGGACGATGAAGGTTTTCTGCGCATCGTCGACCGTAAGAAAGACATGATCCTGGTCTCCGGTTTCAACGTCTATCCGAACGAAATCGAAGATGTGGTGATGCAACACGAAGGTGTTAAAGAAGTGGCTGCTGTCGGCGTACCGTCAGAAAGCAGCGGCGAAGCAGTAAAACTCTTTGTCGTGAAAAAAGAGGCGTCACTGAGTGAGGCTGCGCTGATCGCTTTTTGTCGCCGACAACTCACCGGATACAAGGTGCCGAAGCAAGTTGAATTTCGCGATGAGCTGCCAAAATCGAACGTAGGTAAGATTTTGCGGCGAGAATTGCGTGACGAAGCGCGTGGCAAAGTGGACAATACCGCCTGA
- the rnd gene encoding ribonuclease D translates to MNYQMITTNDALAALCEAASAFPAIALDTEFVRTRTYYPQLGLIQLYDGERVALIDPLTITDWTPFRDLLTNTRVTKYLHAGSEDLEVFLNAFGVQPQPMIDTQILAAFCGRPLSWGFASMVEEFTGLVIDKSESRTDWLARPLTERQCDYAAADVWYLLPIAGKLMAETEQAGRLDAALDECRLMMQRRQEVLAPEDAWREITNAWQLRTRQLACLQLLADWRLRKARERDLAVNFVVREENLWAVARYMPGSMGELDSIGLSGSEIRFHGKTLLALVAQAQALPDEALPEPLLNLMDMPGYRKAFKAIKALVQSISESKSISAELLASRRQINQLLNWHWKLKPQNTAPELISGWRGEVMADQLNALLAEYPR, encoded by the coding sequence TTGAATTACCAGATGATAACGACGAACGACGCGCTGGCGGCTCTGTGTGAGGCCGCCAGTGCGTTTCCAGCCATTGCCCTGGATACCGAATTTGTCCGTACCCGCACTTACTATCCGCAACTGGGGCTGATCCAGCTGTACGACGGCGAACGTGTGGCGCTGATCGATCCGCTGACCATCACCGACTGGACGCCGTTTCGCGATTTGCTTACCAACACCCGCGTGACCAAGTACCTCCACGCGGGAAGCGAAGATCTGGAGGTTTTCCTCAATGCCTTTGGCGTACAGCCGCAGCCAATGATTGACACGCAGATCCTCGCCGCGTTTTGCGGTCGCCCGCTGTCATGGGGTTTCGCATCGATGGTGGAAGAGTTCACCGGGCTTGTGATCGATAAGAGTGAATCCCGTACCGACTGGCTGGCGCGCCCGCTCACCGAGCGCCAGTGCGATTATGCTGCCGCAGACGTCTGGTATCTGTTGCCTATCGCCGGTAAGTTGATGGCGGAAACGGAGCAGGCAGGAAGGTTGGATGCCGCGCTGGATGAGTGCCGTTTGATGATGCAGCGTCGCCAGGAAGTGCTGGCGCCCGAAGACGCGTGGCGTGAAATCACCAACGCCTGGCAATTACGCACACGTCAGCTTGCCTGCTTGCAGCTCCTCGCCGACTGGCGTTTGCGCAAAGCTCGCGAACGTGACCTGGCGGTCAACTTTGTGGTGCGCGAAGAGAACCTGTGGGCGGTGGCGCGTTACATGCCGGGCAGCATGGGCGAACTGGATAGTATTGGGCTTTCCGGCAGCGAAATCCGCTTTCATGGCAAAACCCTGCTGGCGTTAGTTGCGCAAGCGCAGGCGCTCCCGGATGAAGCATTGCCTGAACCCTTGCTCAACCTGATGGATATGCCGGGTTATCGCAAAGCGTTTAAAGCCATTAAAGCGCTGGTGCAGAGTATTAGCGAAAGCAAAAGTATTAGCGCGGAGCTGCTGGCCTCCCGTCGCCAGATAAATCAGTTATTAAACTGGCACTGGAAATTGAAACCGCAAAATACAGCACCGGAATTAATTAGCGGCTGGCGCGGAGAAGTGATGGCCGATCAGCTAAATGCGTTGCTAGCGGAATATCCGCGATAA
- the minE gene encoding cell division topological specificity factor MinE: protein MALLDFFLSRKKNTASIAKERLQIIVAERRRSDAEPHYLPQLKRDILEVICKYVQIDPEMVSVQLEQKGDDISILELNVTLPEAEETK from the coding sequence ATGGCATTACTCGACTTTTTTCTCTCCAGAAAAAAGAACACTGCCAGCATCGCTAAAGAGCGCCTGCAAATTATTGTTGCAGAACGTCGTCGCAGTGACGCTGAACCGCATTATTTACCGCAGTTAAAGCGGGATATTCTGGAAGTGATTTGCAAATACGTGCAGATTGATCCGGAAATGGTGTCGGTGCAACTGGAACAAAAAGGGGACGATATTTCCATTCTGGAACTTAACGTTACTTTGCCAGAAGCAGAAGAAACGAAATAA